DNA from bacterium:
ACTTGCTGCGGGCTTAATGATTTTGCTGGTTGTCGTAATATTCCTGACCGAACAACTCGTGAACCGTTCCACCGCCTTTAAGAAAGTCACCGCACCCCTGAAAACACAATCCGGTTTTGGAGCCGCCGTAGAGGGAGCGCGTTTAACTTTCAATTCCAAATACCTTTTCGCGATTATGGGTTTAATGTTTTTCTACGAAATCGGATCGCAGGTCAATGATTATCAGTTTTCCCTGTTCACCAAATCTCTGGACAAGGAAGCTGTACAACCTTATGTTGTCAAAGCTTCTTTTTATGCAAACTTACTTGCCGTAACCGTTCAGCTCTTCCTGGTTTCATTCATCATGAGGAAACTCGGAGTGCTGGCGGCTTTGCTTGTGTTGCCTCTGGCTTTGATCTTCAGTGCAACTTCTTTCTTCCTGGTTCCAACTTTATTGGTCGCCATGTTTTTGTTTGTTTCGGATAATGGTTTGAACTATTCGATTCAACAAACTTCACGTGAGTCGCTCTATGCTGTGACAACGCCTGAAGATAAATACAAATCCCGCGCATTTACAAACATGTTCATTCAACGATTGGCGAAAGGGCTCGGTATCTATATTTTGATCGGCCTTGGCATGCTCGGATTGAAAGGAGCTTCAGCGCGCTATCTAAGCCTGGTCACGGTCATTGTGATGGTGATTCTGGTTGTGCTGAGCATTTATACGGGCCGCCAATTCGCAAAGAAGGAAACGGAACAACCCGTATAAAATATTCGTCGAAGAATGGTGCATATGTTGGGTCAGGAAATGGTTCTGAGATTTTTCCGGTAGGAACGGCTGACGGTCCAACAGGTTCCGTCTTGCATTTTGATTTTTGTTTCACCACTGGAAAGTGTTTGAATTTCATGGATCCGATCCAGGTTGACAATCACAGAACGGTGGACGCGAATAAACAGAGTGGGATCTAGATCCGCCTCCATTTGAATCAGTGACCTTCTCACAAGGTAAGCCCTTTTGCCCGATCGAATCCGAATGTATTTCGCCTCAGCCTGAATCCAATCGATTTCCTCTACTTTCAGAAACCACGCGCGCGATTCTTCCTTGATCAGAACACGATTGATTTGTTTGGGGCGAGCTCGAAACTCTTCCAGCAGCGTGGCTAACTTCTGATGGATTTGCCCTTCCTTAGTTTTCTCCATTTCTTTTCTGGCTCGCGTCAACGCTTTCA
Protein-coding regions in this window:
- a CDS encoding LytTR family DNA-binding domain-containing protein translates to MIRVIVAEDEPLARSRIVRMLTADPEICIVAECTSGLSTLEAIRKKKPDLIFLDVQMPEMSGFEVLEALEDYEIPHVIFVTAFEKYALRAFELYALDYLLKPFNEARLLKALTRARKEMEKTKEGQIHQKLATLLEEFRARPKQINRVLIKEESRAWFLKVEEIDWIQAEAKYIRIRSGKRAYLVRRSLIQMEADLDPTLFIRVHRSVIVNLDRIHEIQTLSSGETKIKMQDGTCWTVSRSYRKNLRTIS